The following coding sequences lie in one uncultured Celeribacter sp. genomic window:
- a CDS encoding flagellar basal body-associated FliL family protein — translation MAEEEQLEEEPKKKSKLPLILGVVLMLVLGGGGFFAVYSGMLFAPEGEHVDEELAALEEEPMAPLPSVAFVSVEPLIVNLVDTSGRGRHLRFQAQLEVPMQYEQEVITLLPRVMDVLNGYLRAVDVAELENPSALVRLRAQILRRLQVVAGEGRVKDVLIMEFVIN, via the coding sequence ATGGCTGAAGAAGAACAGCTTGAAGAAGAGCCAAAGAAAAAATCGAAACTGCCTCTGATCTTGGGGGTGGTCTTGATGTTGGTTCTGGGCGGTGGCGGTTTTTTCGCGGTCTACTCGGGCATGCTCTTTGCGCCCGAAGGTGAGCATGTCGATGAGGAACTTGCCGCTCTTGAGGAAGAACCCATGGCACCGCTGCCGAGCGTAGCCTTCGTGTCTGTTGAACCGTTGATCGTCAACCTGGTCGACACGTCAGGACGCGGGCGGCACCTGCGGTTTCAGGCGCAGCTCGAAGTGCCGATGCAATATGAGCAGGAAGTGATCACCTTGTTGCCGCGCGTCATGGATGTGTTGAACGGGTATCTGCGAGCGGTCGATGTGGCGGAATTGGAAAACCCCTCCGCTCTGGTGCGTTTGCGCGCGCAGATTTTGAGACGTCTTCAAGTCGTGGCGGGTGAAGGCCGCGTCAAGGATGTGCTCATCATGGAATTTGTCATAAATTGA